A DNA window from Gillisia sp. Hel1_33_143 contains the following coding sequences:
- a CDS encoding transcriptional regulator, with translation MKKKWIDNIKNNSEFAKNHNIDEKTVRLIKENKDYHTSLETIESICEAENLNLSQFFKEVEEMFPEVRMDHQ, from the coding sequence TTGAAGAAGAAATGGATTGATAATATTAAGAATAATAGCGAGTTTGCGAAAAATCATAATATTGATGAGAAAACAGTCCGTTTAATAAAAGAAAATAAAGATTATCATACCAGTTTAGAAACTATTGAAAGTATTTGCGAAGCGGAAAATTTAAATTTATCTCAGTTCTTCAAAGAGGTAGAAGAAATGTTTCCTGAAGTTAGAATGGATCACCAATAA